Proteins from one Nicotiana tabacum cultivar K326 chromosome 23, ASM71507v2, whole genome shotgun sequence genomic window:
- the LOC107806934 gene encoding NDR1/HIN1-like protein 1: protein MSDQQKSQNEGGYTQRPSPLSSSKNPAKTLCTFLLIFLILAGLTLLIGWLIYRPHKPNFTLVNAAIYQLNITSLPYMFTTMQFTVLVRNPNRRVSLFYDQISALVSYKGQAITPPVMLPPLFQDTKSTVPLSPVIGGVSVPVSVEVANGLVVDETYGMVALRLVFMGKLRYKAAFVRTRHYGIYVKCDMLVGYKKGFVGQVPLLGSPDCEVDV, encoded by the exons ATGAGTgatcaacaaaagagtcaaaatgAAGGTGGCTATACTCAAAGACCATCTCCATTATCATCATCTAAAAATCCTGCCAAAACTTTGTGCACTTTTCTACTAATTTTCCTCATATTAGCTGGTCTCACTTTGCTCATAGGGTGGCTAATTTATCGACCTCACAAGCCAAATTTCACTCTAGTAAATGCTGCAATTTACCAATTAAACATCACATCCCTTCCTTATATGTTCACTACCATGCAATTCACAGTGTTAGTAAGAAATCCAAACAGGAGAGTCAGCTTGTTTTATGACCAAATTTCAGCTCTTGTTTCTTACAAGGGTCAAGCAATTACACCTCCAGTGATGCTGCCACCTTTATTTCAG GATACAAAAAGCACGGTGCCCTTGTCGCCGGTGATCGGAGGCGTGTCGGTGCCGGTATCGGTGGAAGTTGCAAATGGGTTGGTGGTGGATGAAACGTATGGGATGGTGGCTTTGAGACTAGTGTTTATGGGTAAATTGAGATATAAAGCTGCATTTGTAAGGACTAGACATTATGGAATTTATGTCAAGTGTGATATGTTGGTAGGGTACAAGAAGGGTTTTGTGGGTCAAGTACCTTTGCTTGGTTCTCCAGACTGTGAAGTTGATGTatga
- the LOC107806932 gene encoding two-component response regulator-like APRR9 isoform X2 yields the protein MCKNIPVIMMSSKDSISTVLKCMVKGASDFLMKPVRKNELRNLWQHVWRRKTQSAGSRPQNKIVENQKVAVSENEAASNYSSDNLASIQRGNDKSSDAQGIKDIRCRDASNMCDDECHEECVEVVERSFMPKSKPLENMTSSGIGTSSCTGPYSSGAISSEEGSLCENACADDEVDCRLNELYSAPCTEAVDLIGKFENCLADNSHSDERKQKSNVASRLGLSLRTFNPSCSNDDGSREQNMISHSKVSAFAKYENKKTIQYLFSGLTSNSGPFKEGSSASTLEHDASLTESEQNATALVMRQPGNCKAAISSDNQLRFIPVESDYQQVQSPKSQSPLPTSSLTYSSSEVQNLEHDKQPFDDTTVHSEDNAEAAGNQKLVAEKERNDSAICGSSDLGSGLTNKHSSSRCGSTSNEAIESSPAVASSGTDPVSESVNYNDNLPHDRTRAENHNTSQREAALVKFRLKRKDRCFEKKVRYQSRKRLAEQRPRVKGQFVRQLQNEN from the exons ATGTGCAAAAACATACCTGTTATAA TGATGTCGTCCAAGGATTCCATTAGCACGGTCTTGAAATGCATGGTTAAAGGAGCTTCCGACTTTCTTATGAAGCCTGTTAGGAAAAATGAGCTGAGGAACCTGTGGCAGCATGTTTGGAGAAGAAAAACC CAAAGTGCTGGAAGCCGTCCTCAAAATAAAATTGTTGAAAACCAGAAAGTAGCTGTGTCTGAGAACGAAGCAGCAAGTAATTATTCTAGCGACAATCTGGCTTCTATTCAAAGAGGAAATGACAAATCTAGCGATGCACAA GGCATTAAGGATATTAGATGTAGAGATGCTTCAAATATGTGCGATGATGAATGTCATGAAGAATGTGTTGAAGTGGTTGAGAGATCATTTATGCCGAAAAGTAAACCATTAG AAAACATGACTAGCTCGGGAATAGGAACTTCTTCTTGCACTGGACCTTACAGCTCAGGTGCTATTAGTTCAGAGGAAGGCTCTCTTTGTGAAAATGCTTGTGCTGATGATGAAGTTGATTGCCGGTTGAATGAACTCTATTCTGCACCTTGTACTGAAGCAGTTGACTTGATTGGGAAATTTGAAAATTGCTTGGCTGATAACAGCCATTCTGatgaaagaaaacagaaatcAAATGTCGCTTCCCGGTTGGGACTTTCTTTGAGAACATTTAATCCCAGTTGCTCAAACGATGACGGGTCCAGAGAGCAGAACATGATAAGTCATTCAAAAGTATCCGCCTTTGCTAA ATATGAAAATAAGAAGACAATACAATATCTTTTCTCTGGATTGACTAGCAATTCTGGTCCATTCAAGGAAGGCTCTAGTGCCTCTACTTTGGAGCATGATGCTTCATTGACCGAGAGTGAGCAAAACGCAACAGCTCTGGTTATGCGCCAACCAGGAAATTGTAAAGCTGCAATATCGTCGGACAACCAACTACGCTTTATTCCAGTAGAATCAGATTATCAACAAGTACAGAGTCCTAAATCACAATCTCCACTTCCAACAAGTTCTTTGACTTATTCATCTTCCGAAGTACAAAATCTTGAGCACGACAAGCAGCCATTTGATGATACTACAGTTCACTCTGAGGACAATGCGGAAGCAGCAGGTAACCAGAAGTTAGTAGCTGAGAAAGAAAGAAATGATTCTGCAATTTGTGGATCTAGTGATTTGGGAAGTGGCTTAACAAATAAGCACAGTAGCTCTCGTTGCGGAAGTACTTCCAATGAAGCTATAGAAAGTTCCCCAGCAGTTGCAAGTTCGGGGACAGATCCTGTTTCTGAGAGTGTGAACTACAATGACAACCTTCCTCATGATAGGACAAGAGCAGAGAATCATAACACCAGTCAAAGGGAAGCGGCACTCGTGAAGTTTCGGTTAAAAAGGAAAGATAGATGCTTTGAGAAAAAG GTTCGATACCAAAGCAGGAAAAGACTTGCAGAGCAGAGACCTCGAGTGAAAGGACAGTTTGTTCGTCAGCTGCAAAACGAAAATTAG